In a genomic window of Salvelinus fontinalis isolate EN_2023a chromosome 7, ASM2944872v1, whole genome shotgun sequence:
- the otulina gene encoding OTU deubiquitinase with linear linkage specificity a has translation MSWVKSVQYSGEDVFDEDADDINLQDKEWKYNMKKRVKDGYVDGIDHGKEAALQLGFNMGYREGAASTMAIGQLKGIISAIQCWCQLQRPDTPTPASVTDLLQRVVKHEDSLMEAMKTALENPVPSVSDVSENMEDLGVGEVESSCCGGGGCSKGSDCCRKDSDMDIGPILPQKPRLSFTLPTDPFSITGESLEQLLQCCMDMVSELGLSQELIQHLQQLKSAKE, from the exons ATGTCTTGGGTTAAGTCTGTACAGTACAGTGGAGAGGATGTATTTGACGAGGATGCGGATGATATTAATTTACAGGACAAAGAATGGAAGTACAATATGAAGAAACGTGTGAAG GACGGCTATGTTGATGGCATCGACCATGGAAAAGAAGCAGCACTCCAGCTTGGTTTCAACATGGGATACAGGGAAGGAGCTGCAAGCACCATGGCCATTGGGCAGCTAAAAGGAATAATAAG TGCTATACAGTGCTGGTGCCAGCTCCAGAGACCAGACACCCCCACCCCTGCCTCAGTGACTGACCTCCTACAGCGGGTTGTAAAGCATGAGGACTCTCTCATGGAGGCAATGAAGACGGCTTTGGAGAACCCCGTACCCAGCGTCAGTGACGTCTCGGAGAACATGGAGGATCTGGGGGTTGGAGAGGTTGAGTCGAGCTGCTGTGGAGGCGGGGGATGCAGCAAGGGCTCAGACTGCTGTAGGAAAGACAGTGATATGGACATTGGTCCCATCTTGCCACAAAAGCCCCGTTTGAGCTTCACACTGCCCACAGACCCCTTTTCCATTACAGGGGAAAGTCTTGAGCAACTTCTACAGTGTTGCATGGACATGGTGTCTGAACTGGGTCTGTCCCAGGAACTGATTCAGCATCTACAGCAGCTGAAGAGTGCAAAGGAGTGA